A single window of Culicoides brevitarsis isolate CSIRO-B50_1 chromosome 3, AGI_CSIRO_Cbre_v1, whole genome shotgun sequence DNA harbors:
- the LOC134833637 gene encoding endothelial differentiation-related factor 1 homolog: MSDWDQVTVLRKKAPKAAQMKTESAINQARRQGLEVETTQKFGAGTNKQHVATKNTAKLDRETEELKHNSIKPDVARTIMQGRQAKGWSQKDLATKICEKPQIVNDYEASRGIPNNVILGKIERAIGLKLRGKDIGQPIVPPGKK; the protein is encoded by the coding sequence ATGTCAGACTGGGATCAAGTAACAGTGTTGCGCAAAAAGGCGCCCAAAGCGGCCCAAATGAAGACCGAAAGTGCCATTAACCAGGCACGGCGTCAAGGGCTCGAAGTTGAAACGACACAGAAATTCGGTGCTGGCACGAATAAACAACACGTCGCCACAAAAAACACTGCCAAGTTGGATCGCGAAACGGAGGAACTGAAACACAATTCCATCAAGCCCGACGTTGCCAGGACCATTATGCAGGGTCGCCAGGCAAAGGGATGGAGCCAGAAGGATTTGGCGACGAAAATTTGCGAAAAGCCACAAATTGTCAACGATTACGAGGCGAGTCGCGGCATCCCGAATAACGTCATTCTCGGCAAGATCGAGCGGGCGATTGGCTTAAAATTGCGCGGAAAAGATATCGGTCAGCCAATTGTGCCTCCTGGTAAGAAGTAG
- the LOC134833635 gene encoding uncharacterized protein LOC134833635, with protein MGDALSDKLSNISIDDRFDDAVSRRSNSVSSGTKSIMTNSATKVQLLKRKKEELEKKLNEKYNQLQQVCREEAQIIGVYPVDFGSTDVNASTQTLRRRVGTSFKLPENLLGTNNNGEDEINKLMLEKQIQQQICEASLRLASDATLSKNAIKIHKQTYDAAQQKLIAINQNLSKLKKLQAQRQIKQTQDDINLHKSPPPGMANSRLAVYNNKPVSATLAVDRKSAIRSNSVTNSPNAHHKQAHHMFNTPQMRTRHDSFGTRQEYENSGKQSPVTPTLPYHAYNHPYQQQLAYHFNSPPQLHYHYPVNVGSSATMSGYPKGVQQGNRGSKHYHHNTIQLPPTAIRQLNSSPQHHRHHGTGQIFDSNGNQFSPNLVTTTPTSSERYLQKAPASPVTPLSSNSMTAHDPTGSLVDRIESVQQAPGGYWLSMANNERIWFPVDNKYASLDRRSASTTKKLQLQSTKAISTGNIDMTAALADDAEARRREKKWCETSLDEPEFDEPKPCSPTPPLPAKKQYHRQDLQNANILSGVSPPPPPLLSRAPSEYSVNHLDNGNHRMYSRSGSTATMNRVASPRTPEIPAERPNSVMMHQQQNAVSPSNSLFASPIVGIQSPLLNESPNVTIVEEGKIVQAYQEEEKPFEMSDFYKYSTKFRQKQSNGKT; from the exons GTGATGCCTTGAGTGACAAATTAAGTAATATCAGTATTGACGACAGATTTGACGACGCTGTTTCACGACGCTCTAATAGTGTAAGTAGCGGTACCAAGAGTATCATGACAAATAGTGCAACAAAAGTTCAACTCCTGAAACGCAAAAAGGAGGAATTGGAAAAGAAGCTCAACGAAAAGTACAATCAACTGCAACAAGTGTGTCGAGAA gaggcACAAATAATCGGAGTCTATCCTGTGGATTTTGGCTCGACAGACGTAAATGCTTCGACGCAAACTTTAAGACGACGCGTCGGCACAAGTTTCAAACTCCCGGAAAATTTGCTGGGCACCAACAACAACGGCGAAGATGAAATCAACAAACTCATGCTGGAGAAACAAATCCAGCAACAAATTTGCGAAGCGTCGTTACGTTTGGCAAGTGACGCGACGTTATCGAAAAACGccataaaaattcacaaacaaACGTACGACGCGGCGCAACAGAAGCTCATtgcaatcaatcaaaatttgagcAAACTAAAGAAACTCCAAGCGCAGCGGCAGATCAAACAGACGCAAGACGACATAAATTTGCACAAAAGTCCGCCGCCCGGCATGGCAAACAGTCGTCTTGCGGTGTACAACAACAAACCCGTATCCGCGACCCTCGCTGTCGACCGAAAATCCGCAATCCGCTCAAATTCCGTCACAAATTCCCCGAATGCGCATCACAAGCAGGCGCATCACATGTTCAATACGCCGCAAATGCGAACGCGTCACGACAGCTTCGGAACGCGACAGGAATACGAAAATTCCGGAAAACAATCGCCCGTGACGCCAACGTTGCCGTATCACGCGTACAATCATCCGTATCAGCAGCAACTCGCGTATCACTTCAATTCGCCGCCGCAGCTGCATTATCACTACCCGGTGAATGTCGGATCGTCGGCAACAATGAGCGGATATCCAAAGGGCGTGCAGCAGGGAAATCGGGGTTCGAAGCATTATCATCATAACACGATTCAACTTCCGCCGACGGCAATTCGGCAGCTCAATAGTTCGCCGCAGCATCATCGACATCATGGCACGGGACAAATTTTCGATTCGAATGGGAATCAATTTTCACCGAATTTGGTGACGACAACTCCGACGTCGAGTGAAAGGTATTTGCAAAAAGCACCGGCGTCTCCTGTAACTCCGTTATCGTCAAATTCGATGACGGCTCATGATCCGACAGGGAGTTTAGTGGATCGGATTGAATCTGTTCAACAAGCTCCgggag gATACTGGCTCTCTATGGCAAACAACGAACGAATTTGGTTCCCGGTAGACAACAAATACGCTAGTCTTGACCGACGAAGTGCTTCAACGACAAAAAAGCTCCAACTGCAATCCACAAAAGCCATTTCCACGGGCAACATTGACATGACTGCTGCGTTAGCGGATGACGCTGAAGCTCGTCGTCGCgagaaaaaatg GTGCGAGACATCCCTTGACGAGCCCGAATTTGACGAACCAAAGCCTTGTTCGCCCACGCCTCCTCTTCCAGCCAAGAAGCAATATCATCGACAAGACCTCCAAAATGCCAATATTCTTTCGGGCGTGTCTCCTCCGCCGCCGCCTTTGCTTTCACGCGCCCCCAGCGAATATTCCGTTAATCACCTGGACAACGGAAATCATCGAATGTATTCACGAAGCGGATCTACGGCAACAATGAATCGCGTTGCGTCGCCTCGCACCCCAGAAATTCCCGCGGAACGACCGAATTCGGTGATGATGCATCAACAACAGAACGCCGTTTCGCCGTCAAATTCGCTCTTTGCAAGTCCCATTGTGGGCATTCAGAGTCCCCTGTTGAACGAAAGCCCCAACGTGACAATTGTGGAGGAAGGAAAAATCGTACAAGCGTATCAGGAGGAGGAGAAACCCTTTGAAATGTCCGACTTTTACAAATATTCGACGAAATTTCGACAGAAACAGTCGAACGGAAAGACTTGA